The Methanosphaera stadtmanae DSM 3091 genome includes a window with the following:
- a CDS encoding tRNA-binding protein: MWDTSNDYRLKVAEKAIEDFIRVVEGSNLRGSWNKKKVRLIAKDMNPDIQTLYYSYISPDQLAKTPQVNNLLKSVDEIIENLGGENYSKKFLSELNREEREKLELPLSKMKFFFNTIRGLPARLMLGEIDDPIIGVDIQVGELVSVSKHPKTDTLMVCNVNLGKRAITVITNDLSVKDNDHVAVSLLPPSAFMGISSEGMFLGAGEGILKDVEGELGSLPQHIDVAALNETRNLVDQYLKD, translated from the coding sequence ATTTGGGATACAAGTAACGATTATAGATTAAAAGTAGCTGAAAAAGCAATAGAAGATTTTATTAGAGTAGTTGAAGGTTCTAATCTAAGAGGTTCATGGAATAAGAAGAAAGTTAGATTAATTGCTAAGGATATGAATCCAGATATTCAAACATTATATTATTCATATATTTCTCCAGATCAACTTGCAAAAACACCACAGGTGAATAATCTTTTAAAGAGTGTTGATGAAATTATTGAAAATCTTGGTGGAGAAAATTATTCTAAAAAATTTTTATCTGAATTAAATAGAGAAGAACGTGAAAAACTTGAATTACCCCTATCAAAGATGAAATTTTTCTTCAATACAATACGCGGACTTCCTGCTAGATTAATGCTTGGAGAAATTGATGATCCTATTATTGGTGTTGATATTCAAGTTGGTGAATTAGTAAGTGTTAGTAAACATCCAAAAACAGATACATTAATGGTTTGTAATGTAAATCTAGGTAAACGTGCAATTACTGTAATTACCAATGATTTATCTGTTAAAGATAATGATCATGTTGCTGTTTCTTTATTACCACCTAGTGCATTTATGGGAATTAGTAGTGAAGGTATGTTTTTAGGGGCTGGAGAAGGTATTTTAAAAGATGTTGAGGGAGAATTAGGTAGTCTACCACAACATATCGACGTTGCTGCACTTAATGAAACAAGAAATCTTGTAGACCAGTATCTTAAAGATTAA
- a CDS encoding class III signal peptide-containing protein has protein sequence MNIYEDRLGQASVELILLFAGILIVVILAMNIYQKYLQQFDTEIKNNEINDIKTKLDNLDKKISNL, from the coding sequence ATGAACATATATGAAGATAGGTTAGGACAAGCTTCTGTTGAATTAATACTTTTATTTGCAGGTATATTGATTGTAGTTATTTTAGCTATGAATATCTATCAAAAGTATCTACAACAATTTGATACTGAAATTAAAAATAATGAAATAAATGACATAAAAACAAAATTAGATAATTTAGATAAAAAAATTAGTAATTTATAA
- a CDS encoding type II secretion system F family protein — translation MIIYISYNREHRKENIEEQLPDYLNQIASLLNVGLGFESALEELSKTSKGPLNNEIKQLLIETQFKKPFNESLMDIANRNDLDNLRYIFQIIIHTRESGGNLAEVLEDISHDLKEIILLKKQRRASVMMSVMLIIISSTIATPFALGMIGLYSEFIEKIGKNNPLINTIPLASFGYITIQSILVSFLLGVVLYSNYKKGVKYLIILLPSSLIVYFVSRMIFTTIIGL, via the coding sequence ATGATAATATATATTTCATACAACAGAGAACATAGAAAAGAAAATATTGAAGAACAACTACCAGATTATCTTAATCAAATAGCTTCTCTGTTGAATGTTGGGCTTGGATTTGAATCAGCATTAGAAGAACTATCAAAAACAAGTAAAGGACCGTTGAATAATGAAATCAAACAACTTTTAATAGAAACACAATTTAAAAAACCATTTAATGAATCATTAATGGATATTGCTAATAGAAATGATTTAGATAATCTAAGATATATTTTTCAAATAATTATTCATACAAGGGAATCAGGAGGAAATTTGGCAGAAGTATTGGAGGATATATCACATGATTTAAAGGAGATTATCTTATTAAAAAAGCAACGAAGAGCAAGTGTCATGATGTCTGTAATGTTAATAATAATCTCATCAACTATAGCAACACCATTTGCATTAGGAATGATTGGTCTTTATTCAGAATTTATAGAAAAAATTGGAAAAAATAATCCACTAATAAATACTATTCCACTTGCAAGTTTTGGGTATATAACTATTCAGTCAATACTTGTAAGCTTCTTATTGGGAGTAGTATTATATTCTAACTATAAAAAAGGAGTTAAATATTTAATTATACTACTACCCTCATCACTTATTGTATATTTTGTTTCAAGAATGATATTCACTACTATTATAGGACTATAG
- a CDS encoding M24 family metallopeptidase translates to MKNEEILNQLQEENIDSMFVYKPENIKYISDFYPSSFAYLIINKEPILYVNSIDKVDAQRESSIEVRDIERLGKVNELLNGKIAIEKSLDFEFLQFLSDDYNKLSVSNVIEDMRKTKTKEEITKIRNSIGIAENAIKEIDFTSTEKFAAASLEFDMTINGSNKPAFDTIVASGSRSSSPHSETSMNRVETPIVVDWGARYDHYCSDITRTFIDSERQEEIWNIVLEAQKEAIKTISPGVKFADVDKAARDVISEYGYGEYFIHSTGHAFGLDIHENPNISSKSEGVLEENMVITAEPGIYIPGEFGVRIEDDVLVKKNSEVLTSLDKKLDFTL, encoded by the coding sequence TTGAAAAATGAGGAAATATTAAATCAATTGCAAGAAGAAAATATTGATTCTATGTTTGTATATAAACCAGAAAATATAAAATATATTTCTGATTTTTATCCATCAAGTTTTGCATATTTAATTATAAATAAAGAACCAATATTATATGTAAATAGTATTGATAAGGTTGATGCTCAAAGGGAATCTTCAATTGAAGTAAGGGATATTGAACGTCTAGGTAAAGTAAATGAGTTATTAAATGGAAAAATAGCCATTGAAAAATCTCTTGACTTTGAATTTTTACAATTTTTATCTGATGATTATAATAAATTAAGTGTATCTAATGTAATTGAAGATATGCGAAAAACTAAAACTAAAGAGGAAATAACAAAAATAAGAAATTCCATTGGAATAGCAGAAAATGCTATTAAAGAGATTGATTTTACAAGTACTGAAAAATTTGCTGCTGCATCTTTAGAATTTGACATGACAATTAATGGATCTAATAAACCAGCATTTGATACAATAGTAGCTAGTGGGTCTCGTTCCAGTTCTCCCCATTCTGAAACTTCAATGAATCGTGTTGAAACTCCTATTGTGGTTGATTGGGGTGCAAGATATGATCATTATTGTTCTGATATAACAAGGACTTTTATTGATTCTGAACGTCAAGAAGAGATTTGGAACATAGTTCTTGAAGCTCAAAAAGAAGCTATTAAAACAATAAGTCCAGGTGTTAAATTTGCTGATGTTGATAAAGCAGCAAGGGATGTTATAAGTGAGTATGGTTATGGTGAGTATTTTATACATAGTACTGGTCATGCTTTTGGTTTAGATATTCATGAAAATCCAAATATTTCATCAAAATCTGAGGGTGTTTTAGAAGAAAACATGGTTATTACAGCAGAACCAGGTATTTATATTCCTGGAGAATTTGGTGTACGTATTGAGGATGATGTTCTTGTTAAAAAGAATAGTGAAGTTTTAACAAGTTTAGATAAGAAATTAGATTTTACTCTTTAA
- a CDS encoding site-2 protease family protein: MLQFSKTETKDLSIAIIVITLLFAYLYSNGTFGMMIYLIPISLVTIGLSFILHELGHKYVAQKYGFFAEFRKWNTGLLIAIITGLFGFIFLAPGAVYIGSYTGIITDEENGKISIAGPIVNIILAVIFLLIEISLKPFFLLSSPLSTYLMITAMIGFHINSFLALFNLLPIPMLDGSKVMKWNLPLWIVSIVVAGLLTYASYSSILL, from the coding sequence ATGCTTCAATTTTCAAAAACAGAAACTAAAGATTTGAGTATAGCTATTATAGTAATAACATTATTATTTGCATATTTATACAGTAATGGTACATTTGGAATGATGATATATTTGATTCCTATTTCACTAGTTACTATTGGACTTAGTTTTATATTACATGAACTTGGACATAAATATGTAGCACAAAAATATGGATTTTTTGCTGAATTTAGAAAATGGAATACAGGACTACTCATAGCAATAATAACAGGTTTATTTGGATTTATATTCCTAGCACCTGGTGCAGTATATATTGGTTCATATACAGGAATAATTACAGATGAAGAAAATGGAAAAATTTCAATAGCAGGACCAATAGTAAATATAATTCTTGCAGTGATATTCTTATTAATTGAAATTAGTTTAAAACCATTTTTCTTATTATCATCACCCCTATCCACATATTTAATGATAACAGCAATGATAGGATTCCATATTAACAGTTTCCTTGCATTATTTAACTTATTACCTATACCTATGTTAGATGGTTCTAAAGTTATGAAATGGAATCTTCCATTATGGATTGTAAGTATAGTGGTTGCAGGCCTATTAACATATGCTTCCTACTCATCCATATTATTATAG
- a CDS encoding YcaO-related McrA-glycine thioamidation protein: protein MLNESPITYKTSTHRTSSPEKTLEKISKITTDIGLTRTSNITHLDRIKIPVFTSVRPLAKEGAVSVYAGKGPTEIHAKVSSIMEAVERYSAEIQGTENTILEKYNPENCLNPESLILPRNSYNDNALEWIKGYSIKTSREIYIPANVVFHPYTTEDVHHICLSNTNGLASGNTIEEAIFHGMMEVVERDAWSLFEAFKENKPEINCKNATNEYVCELIEKFRNANVYIKLLDLTSDNDIPTIGAVSEDLTLKDPALLTLGIGTHLDANIAAIRAITEVAQSRATQIHGTREDTTRANLLRDTGYDRMKRINRHWFRKSDETINIEDIPDKSKNSFKEDIELTMKLLEKTGIKDAYYVDLTRDINIPVVRVIIPGMELFSVDSSRVGNRLKPKDLII, encoded by the coding sequence ATGTTAAATGAATCTCCTATTACTTATAAAACATCAACACATAGAACAAGTTCTCCTGAAAAAACCTTGGAAAAAATATCTAAAATAACTACAGATATTGGTCTAACAAGAACTTCAAATATAACACATTTAGATAGAATAAAAATACCTGTTTTTACATCTGTAAGGCCACTTGCCAAAGAAGGTGCTGTTAGTGTTTATGCTGGAAAGGGTCCCACAGAGATACATGCAAAGGTTTCATCCATTATGGAAGCAGTTGAAAGATATTCTGCGGAAATACAAGGAACTGAAAACACAATACTAGAAAAATATAATCCAGAAAACTGTCTTAATCCTGAAAGTCTAATTTTACCAAGAAATTCCTATAATGATAATGCATTAGAATGGATTAAGGGATATTCTATTAAAACTTCACGTGAAATATACATACCTGCTAATGTAGTATTCCATCCATATACAACAGAAGATGTTCATCATATATGTTTATCAAATACTAATGGTTTGGCATCAGGAAATACAATAGAAGAAGCAATATTTCATGGAATGATGGAAGTAGTTGAAAGAGATGCATGGAGTTTATTTGAAGCATTTAAAGAGAATAAACCTGAAATTAATTGTAAAAATGCAACTAATGAATATGTATGTGAATTAATAGAAAAATTTAGAAATGCTAATGTATATATTAAATTACTTGACTTGACAAGTGACAATGATATTCCTACAATAGGTGCTGTATCTGAAGATTTAACTCTTAAAGATCCTGCATTACTTACACTTGGTATTGGAACACATCTTGATGCAAATATTGCAGCCATACGTGCTATTACAGAAGTTGCTCAAAGTAGAGCAACCCAAATACATGGAACTCGTGAAGATACTACCAGAGCAAATCTCTTAAGAGATACAGGTTATGATAGAATGAAACGTATAAATAGACATTGGTTTAGAAAATCAGATGAAACTATAAATATTGAAGACATACCTGATAAATCAAAAAATTCATTTAAGGAAGATATTGAATTAACAATGAAACTTCTTGAAAAAACTGGAATAAAAGATGCTTATTATGTTGATTTAACACGAGATATAAATATACCAGTTGTACGTGTAATAATACCAGGTATGGAGTTATTTAGTGTTGATTCATCACGTGTGGGTAATAGACTAAAACCTAAGGACTTAATAATATAG
- the pth2 gene encoding peptidyl-tRNA hydrolase Pth2, with amino-acid sequence MKQVIIMRTDLKMGKGKIAAQACHASLNCYKNADKSRLRAWELSGQKKVVLKVSSEKELLELNSIVKETDLPHSLITDAGHTQIEPSTRTCLGIGPGSDEEIDKLTGHLKLL; translated from the coding sequence ATGAAACAAGTTATAATTATGAGAACAGATCTTAAAATGGGAAAAGGAAAAATTGCTGCCCAAGCATGTCATGCTAGTTTAAATTGTTATAAGAATGCCGATAAATCAAGACTCAGAGCATGGGAACTTAGTGGACAGAAAAAGGTTGTTCTTAAAGTATCTTCTGAGAAAGAATTATTAGAACTTAATAGCATTGTAAAAGAGACTGATCTTCCACATTCATTAATTACTGATGCTGGTCATACACAGATTGAACCTTCTACAAGAACTTGTTTAGGAATTGGTCCAGGGTCTGATGAAGAGATTGACAAGTTAACTGGTCATCTAAAATTATTATAG
- a CDS encoding amino acid kinase codes for MVTVVKIGGSLFPEHVNRLCECFKKSKEKIVLINGGGDLANILREYHEEYNYSNNVNHWTAIECMNIIGKLIADKNRNITLIKKLDEIVLVHKTDKIPLLLTYDLLKEEDPLDHSWNVTSDSIACWVASKINAKLLILTNVDGIYSGNIFSNNKKLIKKVNANELLFFEETSVDKCLPKLLIKYHLNCYVINGKYPDRVLAHLNSDHTMNNVYTYIGGK; via the coding sequence ATGGTAACTGTTGTTAAAATAGGTGGAAGTTTATTTCCAGAGCATGTTAATAGGTTATGTGAATGTTTTAAAAAATCTAAGGAAAAAATTGTTTTAATTAATGGTGGTGGCGACTTAGCAAATATTTTAAGAGAATATCATGAAGAATATAACTATTCTAATAATGTTAATCATTGGACTGCAATAGAATGTATGAATATTATTGGAAAATTAATTGCTGATAAAAATAGGAATATTACTTTAATTAAAAAGTTAGATGAAATTGTATTAGTTCATAAAACAGATAAAATCCCATTATTATTAACATACGACCTATTAAAAGAAGAAGATCCATTAGATCATTCATGGAATGTTACTAGTGATTCTATAGCATGTTGGGTTGCAAGTAAAATAAATGCTAAACTATTAATATTAACAAATGTAGATGGTATATATAGCGGTAACATTTTCTCAAATAACAAAAAACTTATTAAAAAAGTAAATGCAAATGAACTATTATTTTTTGAAGAAACTTCTGTAGATAAATGTTTACCAAAATTACTAATTAAATATCATTTAAACTGTTATGTAATAAATGGCAAATATCCTGATAGGGTGCTAGCTCATTTAAACAGTGACCATACAATGAATAATGTTTATACATATATAGGAGGAAAATAA
- a CDS encoding zinc finger domain-containing protein, with product MAEKMICTSCKQEISPIDKYVKFHCPECDAEIYRCPKCRTFGHEYTCECGFKGP from the coding sequence ATGGCAGAAAAAATGATTTGTACTTCTTGTAAACAAGAAATATCACCAATAGATAAATATGTAAAATTCCATTGTCCTGAATGTGATGCAGAAATTTACAGATGTCCTAAATGCAGAACTTTTGGACATGAATACACATGTGAATGTGGATTTAAAGGACCTTAA
- a CDS encoding elongation factor 1-beta has product MSDVAAILKVMPESPEIDLEALKETIKNTIDADSFERIEEEPIGFGLIALNVTIVVDDGEGGTEPAEEALAALDEIQSVEVTDVRRLM; this is encoded by the coding sequence ATGTCTGATGTAGCAGCAATATTAAAAGTAATGCCTGAAAGTCCTGAAATTGACTTAGAAGCATTGAAAGAAACTATTAAAAATACAATAGATGCTGATTCTTTTGAAAGAATTGAAGAAGAACCTATTGGATTTGGATTAATTGCATTAAATGTTACTATTGTAGTTGATGATGGTGAAGGTGGAACTGAACCAGCAGAAGAAGCATTAGCAGCACTTGATGAAATTCAATCTGTTGAAGTAACTGATGTTAGAAGATTAATGTAA
- a CDS encoding tripartite tricarboxylate transporter permease, producing MFDILITLIFGIIIGTITGIMPGLHVNTVGIIIFSTSPTLLSITNPLVISTFLVSIALTHAMIEFIPSLLMGIPSEDTVLSVQPGHRMLFKGESMGAIRLVSFGGYCSIVLLIIIMPILFIVLPLIYYGLKEYIGILLIIIMILILYFSNKSNNKRLMSTLIFLVSGIMGLVLLNGNLGSNIALLSMLSGLFSVSNLIYSINNNSKIPHQKDIKNIVIDSKFKKSVFAGSISGCIMGLLPGLGPAQGTLIAQIITLNKDIKVDNFLVTNSGINVCDTLFSLIAIYLISNPRSAISVYVNNLIEDITLIHILFFICVSLVCVSVTCVVSIKLGDLLIKNIKKVDYNKLNIFIVVLISMIVFFYTILSQGCIWYVILCYITSISLGILVNTLDLSKSNLMGVLIIPSILTYIGII from the coding sequence ATGTTTGATATTTTAATTACTTTGATATTTGGAATAATCATTGGTACAATCACTGGAATAATGCCAGGATTACATGTAAATACTGTTGGAATTATAATATTTTCAACATCCCCCACATTACTTTCTATTACAAATCCACTAGTTATTTCCACATTTCTTGTATCTATTGCACTAACACATGCAATGATAGAATTCATACCCTCATTGCTTATGGGAATTCCAAGTGAAGATACTGTTTTATCAGTACAACCAGGACATAGAATGTTATTTAAAGGAGAATCTATGGGTGCAATACGACTTGTTAGCTTTGGAGGATATTGTTCCATTGTTTTATTGATTATTATAATGCCAATTCTTTTTATAGTATTACCTTTAATATATTATGGATTAAAAGAATACATTGGTATTTTATTAATTATTATAATGATTTTAATATTATATTTTAGTAATAAGAGTAATAATAAGCGTTTAATGAGCACTCTTATATTTTTAGTCTCGGGAATTATGGGGTTAGTTCTATTAAATGGTAATTTAGGTAGTAATATAGCTCTTCTTTCCATGTTATCAGGATTATTTAGTGTAAGTAATCTAATATACTCCATCAATAATAATTCCAAAATTCCACATCAAAAAGATATAAAGAATATTGTAATTGACTCTAAATTTAAAAAATCAGTTTTTGCTGGCAGTATTTCAGGTTGTATTATGGGATTATTACCAGGCCTTGGTCCAGCCCAAGGTACTTTAATTGCACAGATTATTACATTAAATAAAGACATAAAAGTTGATAATTTTCTAGTCACAAATAGTGGAATTAATGTTTGTGACACATTATTTTCATTGATTGCTATTTATTTAATTAGTAATCCACGTAGTGCTATAAGTGTTTATGTTAATAATTTAATTGAAGATATCACATTGATTCATATATTATTTTTTATATGTGTTAGTTTAGTATGTGTTTCAGTTACATGTGTTGTTTCAATTAAGTTAGGTGATTTATTAATTAAAAATATAAAAAAAGTTGATTATAATAAATTAAATATTTTTATTGTTGTTTTAATAAGTATGATTGTATTTTTTTATACAATATTAAGTCAGGGATGTATATGGTATGTAATACTTTGTTACATTACAAGTATTAGCCTTGGAATTTTAGTAAATACACTTGATTTAAGTAAAAGTAATTTAATGGGTGTTTTAATTATCCCCTCTATTTTAACATATATTGGTATTATATGA
- a CDS encoding 50S ribosomal protein L11 methyltransferase: protein MKCRCKRNCIISRNEVLEDIQTRYNPCSDCYTKKLKKSIPIKRQLNLDDVDKNYKKCTSCNKRHIDTVMAHVLKIMIENGFLSTTSSIRKVGTPLITPAVPLKTSPYLPEKSLVLITQHTDNKTSEKIYNSVPEIKSVIKGDINNTVGQLNENNGIHNYKLQSGCDIRCDIQKTDVGEICLYKPQSKIHIEYPKEESLKLKQVNEILNKYDNPTVLDAMCGAGTLGIYALLKNAKKVHFNDIYDIAVDTTETNLKLNNIPCDKYEITQEDICNLSCTNQRYDVGLIDAFPGVDTSGYETFLKKICKEIYII from the coding sequence ATGAAATGTAGGTGTAAAAGAAATTGTATAATATCACGAAATGAGGTTCTTGAAGATATACAGACAAGATATAATCCATGTTCTGACTGTTATACAAAGAAATTAAAGAAATCAATTCCAATAAAAAGACAGTTAAATCTAGATGATGTTGATAAAAACTATAAAAAATGTACTAGTTGTAATAAAAGACACATTGATACTGTAATGGCACATGTATTGAAGATAATGATTGAAAATGGTTTTTTATCAACAACTAGTTCAATAAGAAAGGTAGGTACACCATTAATAACTCCTGCAGTTCCATTAAAAACATCACCATATTTACCAGAAAAATCATTAGTTTTAATAACACAGCATACTGATAATAAAACATCTGAAAAAATTTATAATTCTGTTCCAGAGATAAAATCAGTGATTAAAGGAGATATAAACAATACTGTAGGACAATTAAATGAAAATAATGGTATTCATAACTATAAATTACAATCTGGATGTGATATTAGGTGTGATATTCAAAAAACTGATGTTGGAGAAATTTGTTTATATAAACCACAATCAAAAATTCATATAGAATATCCTAAGGAAGAATCATTAAAATTAAAACAGGTAAATGAAATTCTTAATAAATATGATAATCCAACAGTCCTTGATGCAATGTGTGGGGCAGGAACACTAGGAATCTATGCTCTTTTAAAAAATGCAAAAAAAGTACATTTCAATGATATATATGATATAGCAGTAGATACAACCGAAACAAATCTTAAATTAAATAACATTCCATGTGATAAATATGAAATTACACAAGAGGATATTTGTAATTTGAGTTGTACTAATCAAAGATATGATGTGGGACTAATTGATGCTTTTCCAGGTGTGGATACTAGTGGATATGAAACCTTTCTTAAAAAAATATGTAAAGAGATTTATATCATATAA
- a CDS encoding CpaF family protein: protein MKYMEIYKTKKEPQLDKTEIQEYQKIKEKIIQQEINNEKSIINKDVIHELITKNTTNHKILNKLLHDIQGYGKIDDMINDDDLEEIMIIGSKKPVYVYHREKGMMLTNIKLNNMEIRQIIDKIANNIQRKINKQSPILDARLDDGSRVNATIPPITADGPTLTIRKFRKNPYTIFDLINKNTLTLNLAAFLWIVIEGLHIRPSNIIIAGGTGCGKTTTLNTISSFIPQHERIITIEDTLELQIPHKHIIRTETKPPNIENKGEITMDLLLKNSLRQRPDRIIIGEVRSNEAITLFTALNTGHSGMGTLHANSTYETITRLTNPPMSVPNIMIKSIDFIIMQKRIYHPKYGIIRRITDVAEVVGMENNKIQLNTIYKYNSVNDSIKYTAINCNALNKIAYLTGLTYKQVHEEIHEREKYLEKYHDKNMNIEKVHEIINNYHQKTL, encoded by the coding sequence ATGAAATACATGGAAATATATAAAACTAAAAAGGAACCACAATTAGATAAAACTGAAATACAAGAATATCAAAAAATAAAAGAAAAAATAATACAACAAGAAATTAACAATGAAAAATCTATAATAAATAAAGATGTAATTCATGAATTAATAACTAAAAATACCACAAATCATAAAATTCTAAATAAATTATTACATGATATTCAAGGATATGGTAAAATAGATGACATGATAAATGACGATGACCTCGAGGAAATAATGATAATAGGAAGTAAAAAACCAGTATATGTTTATCATAGAGAAAAAGGAATGATGTTAACCAATATAAAACTAAATAATATGGAAATACGCCAAATAATTGATAAAATAGCAAATAATATCCAAAGAAAAATCAATAAACAAAGCCCAATACTAGATGCAAGACTAGATGATGGAAGTAGAGTAAATGCAACAATACCCCCAATTACTGCAGATGGTCCAACATTAACAATAAGAAAATTTAGAAAAAATCCTTATACAATCTTTGACTTAATAAATAAAAATACCTTAACATTAAATTTAGCAGCATTTCTCTGGATAGTAATTGAAGGATTACATATTAGACCATCCAACATCATAATAGCTGGTGGAACTGGTTGTGGAAAAACAACAACACTCAACACAATATCATCATTTATACCACAACATGAAAGAATTATAACAATAGAAGATACTCTTGAATTACAAATACCACACAAACATATCATTAGAACTGAAACAAAACCACCCAACATTGAAAATAAAGGTGAAATAACAATGGATTTACTACTAAAAAACTCCTTAAGACAACGTCCTGATAGAATAATTATAGGAGAAGTAAGATCAAACGAAGCAATAACATTGTTTACAGCATTAAATACTGGACATTCTGGTATGGGAACATTACATGCTAATTCAACATATGAAACAATAACACGACTAACAAACCCACCAATGAGCGTTCCAAACATTATGATCAAATCAATAGATTTTATAATAATGCAAAAAAGAATTTATCATCCAAAATATGGAATTATAAGGCGAATAACTGATGTAGCTGAAGTTGTTGGAATGGAGAATAATAAAATTCAATTAAATACAATATACAAATACAATTCAGTGAATGATAGTATAAAATACACTGCAATAAATTGTAATGCATTGAATAAAATAGCATATCTTACAGGACTCACATACAAACAAGTACATGAAGAAATACATGAAAGAGAAAAATATTTAGAAAAATATCATGATAAAAACATGAATATAGAAAAAGTACATGAAATTATAAATAATTACCATCAAAAGACATTATGA
- a CDS encoding type II secretion system F family protein yields MREFIEYVGFKTIKLYLHITKKKKIENKIQRDVDEKVTTKLLKDKQYNLPIKKIIFLICIGVILCIFNITYAIEVFMITLLYILFKRNLPKYKKEKKRKDILKVIPYVLRELSIELKAGIGLFDAIEEVSNGNYGQLSKEFKITLNEIKYGTNYIEAFENLSKRINLPIMEKIVSHMNRTIINGGNLADTLNILANENSRNMQIKYKEYSEKLNSLMILYMFTTVVIPVILFIMIIAATTVIGPIVKAEILLVLYLFFFPIIIVFFIIIIKRLEPTL; encoded by the coding sequence ATGAGAGAATTTATAGAATATGTGGGATTTAAAACAATAAAACTTTATTTACATATAACTAAGAAAAAGAAAATTGAAAATAAAATTCAAAGAGATGTTGATGAGAAAGTAACTACCAAGTTACTAAAAGATAAACAATATAATCTACCTATTAAAAAGATAATTTTTTTAATATGTATTGGAGTTATTCTATGTATTTTCAATATAACATATGCCATTGAAGTATTTATGATAACACTTCTTTATATTTTATTTAAAAGAAATCTACCCAAATATAAAAAAGAAAAAAAGAGAAAAGATATTTTAAAAGTTATACCCTATGTTTTAAGAGAATTATCAATAGAATTAAAGGCAGGTATTGGATTATTTGATGCTATTGAAGAAGTTAGTAATGGTAATTATGGTCAGTTATCTAAGGAATTTAAAATAACATTGAATGAAATAAAATATGGTACTAATTATATTGAAGCTTTTGAAAATTTATCAAAACGTATTAATTTACCTATTATGGAAAAAATAGTTAGTCATATGAATAGAACAATAATTAATGGTGGTAATCTTGCAGATACTTTGAATATTTTAGCTAATGAAAATTCACGTAATATGCAAATTAAATATAAGGAATATTCTGAAAAATTAAATTCATTGATGATACTGTATATGTTTACTACTGTAGTTATACCTGTAATTTTATTTATCATGATAATTGCAGCTACAACTGTTATAGGTCCCATAGTTAAGGCAGAAATATTGTTAGTGTTATATTTGTTTTTCTTTCCCATTATAATAGTATTCTTCATTATAATTATAAAAAGACTTGAACCAACTTTATAG